Genomic segment of Longimicrobiaceae bacterium:
CGGCGATCGGGCGGGCGCTGTCGCGGCGCGGAATCCCCGTGGTGGGCTGGAACAGCCTTCGCTACTACTGGCACCCCCGCAGCCCGCAGGAGGCGAGCGAGGACCTGCAGCGCATCGTGGACGCGTACACGGCGCGCTGGGGGAAGCCGCGCGTGCTTGTGGTGGGCGTCTCGTTCGGGGCGGACGCGCTGCCGTTCCTGGTGAACCGCCTGCCGCCGGAGGAGAAGGGGCACGTGGCGGGCGTGGCGCTGCTTTCCTTCGGCCGCGACGCGGCGTTCGAGTTCCACCTGCGCGACTGGCTCAACGCGCGGCCGCCCACCCGCTGGCACACCGTGCCCGAGGTGCGGCGGCTGAACGGCGTGCCGCTGCTCTGCATCTACGGCACGAACGACGACGTGACGCGCGTGGGCTGTCCCCTGCTCAAATCCATGCGCGCCAAGATCGTGGAGATGCCCGGCGGCCA
This window contains:
- a CDS encoding AcvB/VirJ family lysyl-phosphatidylglycerol hydrolase; this encodes MRRRAAPGRTLLLTVSLSAVFFTALAFGLKRSVLAGEGRPGADDLPLVEYPAAGGAGGDLMAVVMSGDGGWSPMDAAIGRALSRRGIPVVGWNSLRYYWHPRSPQEASEDLQRIVDAYTARWGKPRVLVVGVSFGADALPFLVNRLPPEEKGHVAGVALLSFGRDAAFEFHLRDWLNARPPTRWHTVPEVRRLNGVPLLCIYGTNDDVTRVGCPLLKSMRAKIVEMPGGHQFGGAYGKVARMVVPARRPAAGWEAYAVRAKVP